The uncultured Carboxylicivirga sp. genomic interval TTGTTATTCCATAAACGCCTTTAGGGGCAGAGCTTCCCACAACAGTTTTGTCGCGATCGTCGTTATAAACCCAACCATCTCCATCCTGATCTTTAAATTTAACAGTACCTATTTCTGCACCTTGTCTTCCAACCTTTGCAACTTCATCTTGAGTATAATACAATCCATCCCATTCCAATGCATATAGTTGACCTAAAGGTTTTCCTACTTCAGTAATGGTATTATCACCATAAATAGCTGCATTAGAGGTTCCTAATTCAAGAGCCTTATTTCTATTAAACGCTATGTTAAAATCGGTATTCCATTTAAACTCACCAGTAAGATTTTTGGTACTAACAGAAAGCTCATGTCCCCAAAATTCGATTTTACCAATGTTTGTGGTATAGTTGTAGAAACCTGAAGAAATAGGAATATCAACTGTATAAAGCAAATTATCAGTAGTGCGTTTAAAATAATCGTAAGTAAAATAAACACGATTATTAAAGAACCCTAAGTCCATACCAAAATCAACTTCAGTTGTTTGCTCCCATCCTAACTCATTATTATTCAATCCTGCTAAACTTTTACCATTAACCAATACACTGTTGACGGGGTTATTAGTTGCTACCATATTGGCATACTGAGTGTAATTACCAATATTATTATTACCGGTTACACCATAACTAGCTCTCACCTTAAGAAACGAAAGTTGTTCTAACCCGGTCATAAAGTTCTCTTCTGAAGCCACCCATCCTACAGATGCAGAAGGAAAACCACCCCAACGATTATCAGCTCCAAATCTAGATGATGCATCACGGCGGTAGGCCATAGAAACCAGATAGCGTTGCTTGTAATTGTAATTTAAACGACTAATTACCGATAACAATGACCAATCTTGGATATCAGATGATCCGGTAATAGTAGTAGCCACATTTAATGTTTCGATACGATTATCTGGGAATCCGGTACCTCTCATATTAGCACTTTCGCTATGAGCACTTTGTGCCGAATAGGCTGCAAGCAATTCAAATTTATGCTCATTAAACTGCTTCTTATACGTTAATATATTTTCCCACAACCACGAATAACCATATGAATTACTATGAGTTGCATAAGTTCTTGAAAAATCAGTATCGCTGCCTGGATCAAAAATACTTCCGGCTGTTGAGGGATTGAAAAAATCATTAATATTATTGCCTAAATCAATTCCTATTGAAGATTTATAAGTTAAGCCTGGAAGTGGTTCAAATTCTAAAAATCCAGTTGACAAAAATCCAATATTTTTGGTTTGGTTCTTAACCACCTGCACCTGATTGTACCAGTTAGGACCTGGAGATGACCCATAATCATTACCCCAAACACCAGCATTAATTGGTACTGTTCCATCTTCATTGATATAAGGTGCAATGGGCGACGTTAAAAGAGCTGATTGAATGATACTGGGACTGTTATACCATATTCCATCACTCTGAGGTGTATTGTTTTTTGTAACCGTATTGGAAACATTAACCCCCACCTTAAGTTTATCGTTAAATGCATATTCAGAATTAACTCGAACCGAAAAGCGATTGTAATCTGAATTTAGCAAAACTCCTTCTTGTTTGAAATAGCCTGCTACTATTGAAGATCTGAATTTATCCTTACTAACACTATAATTAATGGAGTAATTTTCAATAGATGCAGTACGAGTAACTGCATCTAACCAATCAGTGCCTTCTCCATATTGCTCAGGATTCTGAAACATTTCAGGAACATCCCAACCATTTTCTTCCTGTATTTCTTTTTTAAACTGAGCAAATTCTCGAGCGTTCATCATTTCAGGCATCAAATATTTAGGTATTACCTGCATTCCGGTATAAGCACTTATAGTTAAGTTCGATTGACCTGCCTTAGCTCTTTTGGTTGTGATCATAACCACCCCGTTTGCTGCCCTTGAACCGTACATTGCAGTTGAAGAAGCATCTTTCAACACCGAAATAGATTCTATTTCATCAGGGTTGATATTAGCAATATCGCCTGTTAACGGGAAACCATCCACCACATATAATGGATCACTTCCTGCAGATATAGAAGCCTGCCCTCTTACCCTAATTGACATTCCCTGCCCTGGAATACCTGTTGTTTGGTTAATCTGCACTCCTGCAAGTTTCCCTTGTAACTTTTGCGATATCTGAGCGGTTGGAATACTTTCTAATTCGTCAGCATCTAAATTTTGAATAGCCCCTGTAATATTACGTTTCGATTGTGAACCATAGGCGATAGCCACTACTTCATCAATTCCAATAACCTCATCCAACAGGGTCACATTAATGGTAGTTTTATCTCCCACTAATACTTCCTGTGATTTCATACCGATAAACGAAAATAACAGCACATTATCAGACGTTACATTAGGCAAAGTATACTGACCATTCATATCTGTTATAGTACCTGTTGATGTACCATTAATTGTAACAGTTACACCGGGCAACGTGGCCCCTGTTTTATCTTTAACAATACCTGTTATTGTTTTATTTTCCTGTTTATTTTCTCCCGGAGGTGAAAGAATAATTTTTCGATCGATTATGGTATACTTCACATCTGAATCATCAAAGATCTCATTTAATATTTGATGAATTTTTTGCTGATTAGCAGATATGGTAATTTTCCTATCTAAGTCAATAAGTTTTTCATTATAAACAAAATAAAACTCCGACTTCTGCTCTATTTCGTCAATAACTTGCGATAACTTTTGAT includes:
- a CDS encoding TonB-dependent receptor, translating into MRISIFLLFVTAFSAIASNSYSQKTNISIEVTNQKLSQVIDEIEQKSEFYFVYNEKLIDLDRKITISANQQKIHQILNEIFDDSDVKYTIIDRKIILSPPGENKQENKTITGIVKDKTGATLPGVTVTINGTSTGTITDMNGQYTLPNVTSDNVLLFSFIGMKSQEVLVGDKTTINVTLLDEVIGIDEVVAIAYGSQSKRNITGAIQNLDADELESIPTAQISQKLQGKLAGVQINQTTGIPGQGMSIRVRGQASISAGSDPLYVVDGFPLTGDIANINPDEIESISVLKDASSTAMYGSRAANGVVMITTKRAKAGQSNLTISAYTGMQVIPKYLMPEMMNAREFAQFKKEIQEENGWDVPEMFQNPEQYGEGTDWLDAVTRTASIENYSINYSVSKDKFRSSIVAGYFKQEGVLLNSDYNRFSVRVNSEYAFNDKLKVGVNVSNTVTKNNTPQSDGIWYNSPSIIQSALLTSPIAPYINEDGTVPINAGVWGNDYGSSPGPNWYNQVQVVKNQTKNIGFLSTGFLEFEPLPGLTYKSSIGIDLGNNINDFFNPSTAGSIFDPGSDTDFSRTYATHSNSYGYSWLWENILTYKKQFNEHKFELLAAYSAQSAHSESANMRGTGFPDNRIETLNVATTITGSSDIQDWSLLSVISRLNYNYKQRYLVSMAYRRDASSRFGADNRWGGFPSASVGWVASEENFMTGLEQLSFLKVRASYGVTGNNNIGNYTQYANMVATNNPVNSVLVNGKSLAGLNNNELGWEQTTEVDFGMDLGFFNNRVYFTYDYFKRTTDNLLYTVDIPISSGFYNYTTNIGKIEFWGHELSVSTKNLTGEFKWNTDFNIAFNRNKALELGTSNAAIYGDNTITEVGKPLGQLYALEWDGLYYTQDEVAKVGRQGAEIGTVKFKDQDGDGWVYNDDRDKTVVGSSAPKGVYGITNTFNYKGFDLSVVIQGAYGHKIFNHIERFSTNLDGAFNAYKSVANRWRSPEDPGDGIYGKVISGTTQYERDWMSSKFLYDASYLSIKNITLGYQVPLNSNYIKGLRVYGSIQQAYVFTDYPGNNPEVSAAGGLYAGNDYTAYPVPRTFTLGLNINL